Below is a window of Streptomyces sp. NBC_01429 DNA.
ACTCCTTGAGTTCGCTGTAGCCCGTCGTCGCCATGGCCCGCTTCAGCGCGCCGAAGAAGTTCATCGATCCGTCCGGGCTGTGCGAGGGGCCCGTCAGGACCTCCTCCGTCGTCCCGGCGATGCCCAGGTCGACCAGCTTGCCGCGCGGCACGTCCTCGTGGACGGCCTCCATGCCCCAGTGACGCCCCTTGCCGGGCGCGTCGCTGGCACGCGCCAGCGGAGAGCCGATCATGACGGAGTCGGCGCCGCAGGCGATCGCCTTGGGCAGGTCGCCGGACCAGCCGACCCCGCCGTCCGCGATGACGTGCACGTACCGGCCGCCGGACTCGTCCATGTAGTCACGGCGGGCCGCCGCGACATCCGCGACGGCGGTGGCCATCGGGACCTGGATGCCCAGCACGTTGCGGGTGGTGTGCGCCGCGCCGCCGCCGAAGCCGACCAGCACGCCCGCCGCGCCCGTCCGCATCAGGTGCAGGGCGGCGGTGTACGTGGCGCAGCCGCCGACGATGACCGGGACGTCCAGCTCGTAGATGAACTGCTTGAGGTTCAGCGGCTCGGCCGCGCCGGAGACGTGCTCGGCGGAGACCGTCGTACCGCGGATGACGAAGATGTCGACCCCGGCGTCCACCACAGCCTTGGAGAACTGGGCGGTGCGCTGCGGCGAGAGCGCCGCCGCGGTGACCACACCCGAGTCGCGCACCTCCTTGATGCGCTGCCCGATCAGCTCTTCCTTAATAGGCTCGTCGTAGATCTCCTGGAGCCTGCGGTTGGCGGTCGCCTCGTCGAGCCCGGCGATCTCGTCGAGCAGCGGCTGCGGGTCCTCGTACCGGGTCCACAGGCCCTCCAGGTTGAGGACGCCCAGACCACCCATCTCGCCGATACGGATCGCCGTCCGCGGGGAGACCACGGAGTCCATGGGCGCGGCCAGGAACGGCAGCTCGAACCGGTAGGCGTCGATCTGCCAGGCGATCGAGACCTCCTTCGGATCCCGGGTGCGCCGGCTCGGGACGACGGCGATGTCGTCGAACGCGTACGCCCTGCGGCCGCGCTTGCCGCGCCCGATCTCGATCTCAGTCACGATGTGTGGCCTTTCCCTCTACGTCTGCCGTCCCAGTATCCCCGACGCCCGTTCACCCGGTGCCCGACGGCACGTCCCGGCACCTCGTGCCGGTGGGCGCGGCCCGGCACAACCGTGAGGGACGGTCCCGCGCCGGGGACCGTCCCTCATGGATGCGCGCGGTTCAGCCCCGGGTGTAGTTCGGCGCCTCGACCGTCATCTGGATGTCGTGCGGGTGGCTCTCCTTGAGGCCCGCCGCGGTGATCCGGACGAACTTGCCCTTGCTCTCCATCTCGTCGATGGACGCGGCGCCCACGTACCCCATGGTCTGGCGGAGGCCGCCGACGAGCTGGTGCAGCACGGCGGAGAGCGGGCCCCGGTAGGGGACCTGGCCCTCGATGCCCTCGGGGACGAGCTTGTCGTCGGAGGAGACCTCGGCCTGGAAGTAGCGGTCCTTCGAGAACGAGCGGCCCTGGCCGCGCGACTGCATCGCGCCGAGCGAGCCCATGCCGCGGTACGACTTGAACTGCTTGCCGTTGATGAACTGAAGCTCTCCCGGCGACTCCTCGCAGCCCGCGAGCAGGCTGCCGAGCATCACCGTGCTGGCACCGGCGGCGAGCGCCTTGCCGATGTCGCCCGAGTACTGGAGGCCGCCGTCGCCGATGACCGGGACACCGGCCGCCTGACAGACGACCGCCGCCTCGTAGATCGCGGTGACCTGGGGAACACCGATGCCGGCGACGACACGGGTGGTGCAGATCGAGCCGGGGCCCACGCCCACCTTGACGCCGTCCACACCCGCGTCGATCAGCGCCTTGGCGCCGTCCCGGGTGGCGACATTGCCGCCGATGATGTCGACGGAGACACTCGACTTGATCTTGGACATCCAGCTCAGCGCGTTGCTGTTGTGGCCGTGCGAGGTGTCTACGACCAGGAAGTCGACGCCCGCCGCGACCAGCGCCTGGGCGCGCTCCAGCGCCTCCGGGCTGGCGCCGACGGCGGCGCCGACGAGCAGCCTGCCCTCGGCGTCCTTGGCGGCGTTCGGGTACTTCTCGGCCTTGACGAAGTCCTTGACCGTGATGAGGCCCTTGAGGATGCCCGCGTCGTCGACCAGCGGCAGCTTCTCGATCTTGTGACGGCGCAGCAGCTCCATGGCGTCCACGCCGGAGATGCCGACCTTGCCGGTGACGAGCGGCATCGGGGTCATGACCTCGCGCACCTGGCGCGTACGGTCCGCCTCGAAGGCCATGTCACGGTTGGTGACGATGCCGAGCAGCTTGCCCGCGCGGTCGGTGACCGGGACGCCGCTGATCCGGAACTTGGCGCAGAGCTGGTCGGCCTCGGCGAGCGTCGCGTCCGGGTGGACGGTGATCGGGTCGGTCACCATGCCGGACTCGGAGCGCTTCACCAGGTCGACCTGGTTGGCCTGGTCGGCGATGGAGAGATTGCGGTGCAGCACGCCGACGCCGCCCTGCCGCGCCATGGCGATCGCCATCCGGGCCTCGGTGACCTTGTCCATCGCGGCGGAGAGCAGCGGGATGTTCACCTTGACGTTGCGGGAGACCAGCGACGCGGTGTCCACCTGGTTGGGCAGGACCTCCGAGGCGCCAGGCAGCAGCAGCACGTCGTCGTATGTCAGCCCGAGCGTCGCGAATTTCTCGGGCACTCCGTCGACGTTTGCAGTCATGACACCTTCCCCAAATGACCTTGATCGGTGCGGATGTCCATGCTAACGGGCTCCGCGAGCCTCTCATTCCACGAACAAGATCACCGATCGGCTTCGTATGTTCATCCGTAGACTCCCATGTCGGTGCCGCGCCGCCTCCGCCGCCCGCCCCGCCAGGCAATCGCGTGCCCCGCCGGCGCATCGGGTGCCCCGCCCGCGCATCGGACGCGCCGGGCGCCGGTGATCACTGCGCGCCGGTGATCACTGCCCGGCCAGGGCCCTCAGTCTGCTGAGCGCGCGGTGCTGGGCGACCCGCACGGCTCCGGGCGACATTCCGAGCATCTGCCCGGTCTCCTCGGCCGTGAGCCCGACCGCGACCCTGAGCACCAGCAGCTCGCGCTGGTTGTCCGGCAGGTTCGCGAGCAGCTTCTTGGCCCATTCCGCGTCGCTGCTGAGCAGCGCGCGCTCCTCCGGGCCCAGCGAATCGTCGGGCCGCTCGGGCATCTCGTCGGACGGCACCGCGGTCGACCCCGGGTGCCGCATGGCGGCCCGCTGGAGGTCGGCGACCTTGTGTCCGGCGATGGCGAAGACGAACGCCTCGAAGGGGCGTCCGGTGTCGCGGTAGCGCGGCAGCGCCATCAGAACCGCGACGCACACCTCCTGCGCGAGGTCCTCCACGAAGTGGCGCGCATCACCCGGCAGCCGGCTCAGCCGCGTACGGCAGTAGCGCAGCGCGAGCGGGTGGACCCGCGCCAGCAGATCGTGCGTAGCCCTTTCGTCGCCGTCGACGGCACGGTGAACGAGCGCACCGATCACCGTGGTCTCGTCATCGCGCATCGGTCCATGGTGCCTTGGCGGCTGCTGATCGGCGGCGCCGCGTCCATAGTTGTGCACCGAAGCGTTATGAGCGGGTGCGGCAGAACTCATTCCCGGCGCCCTCCCCTCGCGCTCGTCCGACTCGTCCCCGAGGAACTCCACATCTCCAAGGATGCGGCATAGCGCGGGAAACGGGTGTGTACGGGCGTACGTTGCCCCCGCCCACTCGGCCACCGCCGCTCGCCCAGAGGTCCGTACGGAATCGGTTACGGACTCGGCGGAACCTCTCGGCGGGCGGGGAAACCGGTACGGCGGGTCAGCGCACGAGGCCCCAGCGGAAGCCGAGCGCGACCGCGTGCGCGCGGTCCGAGGCGCCGAGCTTCTTGAAGAGGCGCCGGGCGTGCGTCTTGACCGTGTCCTCGGAAAGGAACAGCTCACGGCCGATCTCCGCGTTGGAGCGGCCGTGACTCATCCCTTCGAGCACCTGGATCTCGCGGGCCGTGAGGGTGGGCGCCGCGCCCATCTCGGCCGAGCGGAGCCGGCGCGGCGCGAGGCGCCAGGTCGGATCGGCGAGCGCCTGGGTGACGGTCGCGCGCAGCTCGGCGCGGGAGGCGTCCTTGTGCAGATATCCACGGGCACCGGCGGCGACGGCGAGAGCCACGCCGTCCAGGTCCTCGGCCACCGTGAGCATGATGATCCGGGCGCCGGGGTCGGCCGAGAGCAGCCGCCGGACCGTCTCCACACCCCCGAGTCCAGGCATGCGGACATCCATGAGAATCAGATCGGACCGATCCGCGCCCCAGCGGCGGAGGACTTCCTCGCCGTTGGCCGCGGTCGTCACGCGCTCGACACCGGGCACGGTCGCGACCGCGCGGCGGAGCGCCTCTCGGGCAAGCGGGGAGTCGTCGCAGACGAGGACGGATGTCATGACCGTCCTCCGCAGCTGATGCGCGTCACCTTGAGCCTCCAGGCTGGGTACATGTCGTCACCTGTGCGATTGACGCTCTCGGACATGTGCCCGATCGCTCATTCTCTCAACCGCCTCACACACTCAACGATGGTCACTCGAAAGAGTTACGGGTCGGAGGATCGAGTTCCGCACTCCCCGCGAGGGGGCGCACACGGAGAAGAACGGCGCCCACCCCTGGCACACCGGGGGAAACCATGCCCCATTTAGCGGCTTTTCTTCACTTTCACTGGTGTCTGTGGCTAGATTCGTAATGAGTCATATTTACATCTACTTAGATAGTAGATGTACGGTCGTGAGCACCGGTGCGAGTTGCGCGTCGCGCTCGTACCCGGCGTCCAAGCCGCCCGTATCCGCCTCAGCACGGTTTCAAGGGGACATGAGCAATGGCAGATTTCTCCCGCCTTCCCGGACCGAACGCAGATCTGTGGGACTGGCAGCTCCTCGCGGCTTGTCGTGGTGTCGACAGTTCGCTCTTCTTCCACCCGGAGGGGGAAAGAGGCGCGGCACGAAGCGCGCGTGAGAACTCGGCGAAAGAGGTGTGCATGCGGTGCCCGGTCCGCGCGGAGTGCGCGGCGCACGCGCTGGCGGTACGGGAGCCGTACGGCGTGTGGGGCGGACTGACCGAGGACGAGCGCGAGGAGCTGATGGGGCGGGCACGCACCCGGCTGATCACCGCGTCGGCCCCGTCGGGGCCGGCGGCCGGAGCGGGCCCGGATCACGGCGGCCACGCCGACCGTGCCGGGCACGCGGGACACGTGGGCCATGCGGGACACACCGCGCACGGCAGCGGCTGACGTACGAAATCGTTCTCCAGTACGGGAAGAAACGTTCCTGCATCGGCACACGGCGCCCGTTCGGCGCCCAGTCGACGCCCAGTAGGAGTCCGATCGGCGATCAGCGCGCGGCGGCCAGCACGAGCTGGTCCAGCGTGGCCGCGACGGCCGGGACGCGGGCGAGGTCCGGCAGGGTCAGTGCCACGATCTCCCGCTGGACGGCGGGCTCGACCGCGAGCGTCCGGACGCCTTCCGTCCGGACGGACTCCATCGCCAGCTCCGGCAGCACCGCAACGCCGAGTCCGGCCGCGACCAGGCCGATCACGGCCGGGTAGTCGTCCGTCGCGAAATCGATCCGGGGCGTGAACCCGGACCGCTCGCAGGCCTCCACGAGTTGTTCGCGACAGCGCGGACACCCGGCGATCCACGACTCACCGGCCAGCTCTCCGATCGGGACGGTACGGGCGGCGGCGAGCCGGTGCCCCTCGGGGACGAGGCCGACGAGCCGGTCCACGAGCAGGGGGCGCACGACCAGGTCCTCCCACTCCGTGGTGGAGCCGTCGTACCGGAACGCCAGCGCCACGTCGCACTCGCCGTCGCGCAGCATCGCCGCCGAACTCGGCGGCTCGGCCTCGACGAGGGAGACCCGCAGGCCGGCGTGGGCGGCGCGCAGGGCGGCCAGCGCGGTGGGGACCAGGGTGGAACTGCCGCTGGGGAAGGACACCAGCCGGACCCGGCCCGCGCGCAGCCCGGCGATGGCGGCGACCTCCTCCTCCGCGGCGGTGAGC
It encodes the following:
- a CDS encoding GuaB3 family IMP dehydrogenase-related protein, which produces MTEIEIGRGKRGRRAYAFDDIAVVPSRRTRDPKEVSIAWQIDAYRFELPFLAAPMDSVVSPRTAIRIGEMGGLGVLNLEGLWTRYEDPQPLLDEIAGLDEATANRRLQEIYDEPIKEELIGQRIKEVRDSGVVTAAALSPQRTAQFSKAVVDAGVDIFVIRGTTVSAEHVSGAAEPLNLKQFIYELDVPVIVGGCATYTAALHLMRTGAAGVLVGFGGGAAHTTRNVLGIQVPMATAVADVAAARRDYMDESGGRYVHVIADGGVGWSGDLPKAIACGADSVMIGSPLARASDAPGKGRHWGMEAVHEDVPRGKLVDLGIAGTTEEVLTGPSHSPDGSMNFFGALKRAMATTGYSELKEFQRVEVTVADSQHSR
- the guaB gene encoding IMP dehydrogenase produces the protein MTANVDGVPEKFATLGLTYDDVLLLPGASEVLPNQVDTASLVSRNVKVNIPLLSAAMDKVTEARMAIAMARQGGVGVLHRNLSIADQANQVDLVKRSESGMVTDPITVHPDATLAEADQLCAKFRISGVPVTDRAGKLLGIVTNRDMAFEADRTRQVREVMTPMPLVTGKVGISGVDAMELLRRHKIEKLPLVDDAGILKGLITVKDFVKAEKYPNAAKDAEGRLLVGAAVGASPEALERAQALVAAGVDFLVVDTSHGHNSNALSWMSKIKSSVSVDIIGGNVATRDGAKALIDAGVDGVKVGVGPGSICTTRVVAGIGVPQVTAIYEAAVVCQAAGVPVIGDGGLQYSGDIGKALAAGASTVMLGSLLAGCEESPGELQFINGKQFKSYRGMGSLGAMQSRGQGRSFSKDRYFQAEVSSDDKLVPEGIEGQVPYRGPLSAVLHQLVGGLRQTMGYVGAASIDEMESKGKFVRITAAGLKESHPHDIQMTVEAPNYTRG
- a CDS encoding sigma-70 family RNA polymerase sigma factor; the encoded protein is MRDDETTVIGALVHRAVDGDERATHDLLARVHPLALRYCRTRLSRLPGDARHFVEDLAQEVCVAVLMALPRYRDTGRPFEAFVFAIAGHKVADLQRAAMRHPGSTAVPSDEMPERPDDSLGPEERALLSSDAEWAKKLLANLPDNQRELLVLRVAVGLTAEETGQMLGMSPGAVRVAQHRALSRLRALAGQ
- a CDS encoding response regulator transcription factor; the protein is MTSVLVCDDSPLAREALRRAVATVPGVERVTTAANGEEVLRRWGADRSDLILMDVRMPGLGGVETVRRLLSADPGARIIMLTVAEDLDGVALAVAAGARGYLHKDASRAELRATVTQALADPTWRLAPRRLRSAEMGAAPTLTAREIQVLEGMSHGRSNAEIGRELFLSEDTVKTHARRLFKKLGASDRAHAVALGFRWGLVR
- a CDS encoding LysR family transcriptional regulator, which produces MIEARHLRVLRTVAATGSFSAAARELGCTQPAVSQQMRALEGSAGTPLVVRTGRETRLTQAGEVLVRHATGILAGLTAAEEEVAAIAGLRAGRVRLVSFPSGSSTLVPTALAALRAAHAGLRVSLVEAEPPSSAAMLRDGECDVALAFRYDGSTTEWEDLVVRPLLVDRLVGLVPEGHRLAAARTVPIGELAGESWIAGCPRCREQLVEACERSGFTPRIDFATDDYPAVIGLVAAGLGVAVLPELAMESVRTEGVRTLAVEPAVQREIVALTLPDLARVPAVAATLDQLVLAAAR